A stretch of Linepithema humile isolate Giens D197 chromosome 3, Lhum_UNIL_v1.0, whole genome shotgun sequence DNA encodes these proteins:
- the MED7 gene encoding mediator of RNA polymerase II transcription subunit 7 — MAAPEAIQVSSLPLPPVQYINSYSDENVRRGRAPRPPLPIHESYMMFGNAFNADDTIIRSLELQGIKRLYPQHFDRRRELKKLNHSLLVNFLDLIDLLVQCPDSPRRAEKVEDLSLLFIHIHHLLNEFRPHQARETLRVMMELQRRQRLETALRFQKHLEKVQEILQHALQMLPDTELDSKLAINTDAMESADNLGLEQQNQDPCSPSDRIMCKAIDDMISSNGLF, encoded by the exons ATGGCAGCCCCCGAAGCGATCCAAGTCAGCTCTCTGCCATTACCACCCGTCCAGTATATCAATTCGTACTCGGACGAGAATGTTCGCCGTGGAAGAGCTCCGCGGCCACCGCTGCCGATACACGAGTCTTATATGATGTTCGGCAATGCCTTCAATGCGGACGACACAATCATCAGGTCGTTGGAGTTGCAAGGAATTAAGAGATTATACCCGCAACACTTCGACCGGCGACGTGAACTAAAGAAGCTCAATCACTCTCTGCTTGTAAATTTCTTAGATTTGATAGATTTACTTGTCCAATGCCCTGATAGTCCGCGACGTGCTGAAAaa GTAGAAGatttaagtttattatttatccatATTCATCATCTATTGAATGAATTTAGACCACATCAAGCTAGGGAAACATTACGAGTTATGATGGAATTACAGCGCAGACAACGGCTTGAAACAGCACTACGTTTCCAAAAACACCttgaaaaa GTGCAAGAAATACTGCAACATGCTTTACAGATGCTTCCAGATACGGAACTGGACTCCAAACTTGCAATAAATACAGATGCTATGGAATCTGCAGATAATTTAGGTCTTGAACAACAAAATCAAGATCCATGTAGCCCAAGTGATCGTATCATGTGCAAAGCGATAGACGATATGATTTCTTCTAATGGAttgttttaa
- the Abp1 gene encoding drebrin-like protein isoform X1: MSIDLTKNKDALVAAWHSVVDDKLSTNWALFGYEGQTNNLKVAGTGEGGLEEMIDRLNSSHIMYAFCKVTDTKTSLPKCLLINWQGEGAPIVRKGTCANHIRDVERLLKGAHITITARSEDDVEVDAIMQKLARATASAYKFNEPRGENEGHAGPIGTTYRRVIPEQEINASERDQFWQKEEIEEKKRLEQERVRTEETRQKLERETRAREEKETQLREQKVTAKENSIARQKMAEQRAEEANNVRNQVAAQNYTNDVDDDHKSRSEELRRQRSKETQQLIAQRTINARAVFEQNSAAGQMKKSSAQFLPKNNHVESMRKALEEAQIKDESDVKSHEEVPVETKKSTNAETVTTSSAVPQSQNVNQEPKTTANPQPESEQAETKVESVENELYNQLDGPYLYFDPNNEGMKARALYDYQAADDTEITFDPGDIITHIDAIDEGWWQGLGPDGTYGLFPANYVEVIDYTTT, from the exons ATGTCAATTGATCTGACGAAAAACAAAGATGCCTTGGTGGCTGCTTGGCACAGCGTGGTCGACGATAAATTGTCTACTAACTG GGCTTTATTTGGCTACGAAGGGcagacaaataatttaaaagtagcTGGAACTGGAGAAGGTGGATTAGAAGAGATGATTGATCGATTAAATAGTAGCCACATTATGTATGCATTTTGCAAAGTCACTGACACTAAAACAAGTCTACCAAAATGTTTGCTCATTAATTGG cAAGGTGAAGGTGCTCCCATTGTTAGGAAAGGAACATGCGCCAATCATATCAGAGATGTAGAACGTTTGTTAAAAGGAGCACATATAACAATTACTGCGCGCTCCGAAGATGATGTAGAAGTAGATGCAATTATGCAAAAGCTTGCACGGGCAACAGCTTCagcatataaatttaatgagcCTCGTGGTGAAAATGAAGGACACGCAGGTCCTATTGGAACAACATATCGCag AGTAATTCCTGAACAAGAGATAAATGCATCAGAAAGAGATCAATTTTGGCAAAAGGAAGaaatagaagagaaaaaaagactgGAACAGGAGCGGGTCCGTACTGAAGAAACACGACAGAAGCTCGAACGAGAAACTAGAGCTCGAGAAGAAAAGGAAACGCAACTGAGAGAACAAAAA GTAACCGCTAAGGAAAATTCGATCGCGCGGCAGAAGATGGCGGAACAACGCGCTGAAGAAGCGAACAATGTACGCAATCAGGTAGCCGCACAAAATTATACTAATGACGTTGATGATGATCATAAATCACGAAGCGAAGAGCTACGGAGGCAAAGGAGTAAAGAGACGCAACAATTGATAGCTCAGAGAACGATAAACGCTAGAGCGGTGTTCGAACAGAATTCAGCCGCCGGTCAGATGAAGAAGAGCTCTGCACAATTTTTACCTAAAAACAATCACGTAGAGTCCATGAGAAAAGCATTAGAAGAGGCTCAGATAAAGGATGAATCTGATGTAAAATCTCACGAAGAAGTGCCGGTTGAAACGAAAAAATCTACAAATGCGGAAACAGTAACGACTTCGTCTGCAGTGCCTCAATCTCAAAATGTCAATCAAGAACCAAAAACGACCGCTAATCCACAGCCAGAATCTGAACAAGCAGAAACTAAAGTAGAGTCTGTTGAAAATGAATTGTACAATCAATTAGATGGCCCATACTTATATTTCGACCCTAATAACGAAGGGATGAAAGCCAGAGCTTTGTACGATTATCAAGCCGCCGACGATACAGAAATTACTTTTGATCCCGGAGATATAATTACACATATAGACGCGATTGATGAAGGCTGGTGGCAAGGCCTTGGGCCTGACGGGACTTACGGACTTTTTCCTGCTAATTACGTTGAAGTTATCGACTATACTACAACATGA
- the Abp1 gene encoding drebrin-like protein isoform X2: protein MIDRLNSSHIMYAFCKVTDTKTSLPKCLLINWQGEGAPIVRKGTCANHIRDVERLLKGAHITITARSEDDVEVDAIMQKLARATASAYKFNEPRGENEGHAGPIGTTYRRVIPEQEINASERDQFWQKEEIEEKKRLEQERVRTEETRQKLERETRAREEKETQLREQKVTAKENSIARQKMAEQRAEEANNVRNQVAAQNYTNDVDDDHKSRSEELRRQRSKETQQLIAQRTINARAVFEQNSAAGQMKKSSAQFLPKNNHVESMRKALEEAQIKDESDVKSHEEVPVETKKSTNAETVTTSSAVPQSQNVNQEPKTTANPQPESEQAETKVESVENELYNQLDGPYLYFDPNNEGMKARALYDYQAADDTEITFDPGDIITHIDAIDEGWWQGLGPDGTYGLFPANYVEVIDYTTT from the exons ATGATTGATCGATTAAATAGTAGCCACATTATGTATGCATTTTGCAAAGTCACTGACACTAAAACAAGTCTACCAAAATGTTTGCTCATTAATTGG cAAGGTGAAGGTGCTCCCATTGTTAGGAAAGGAACATGCGCCAATCATATCAGAGATGTAGAACGTTTGTTAAAAGGAGCACATATAACAATTACTGCGCGCTCCGAAGATGATGTAGAAGTAGATGCAATTATGCAAAAGCTTGCACGGGCAACAGCTTCagcatataaatttaatgagcCTCGTGGTGAAAATGAAGGACACGCAGGTCCTATTGGAACAACATATCGCag AGTAATTCCTGAACAAGAGATAAATGCATCAGAAAGAGATCAATTTTGGCAAAAGGAAGaaatagaagagaaaaaaagactgGAACAGGAGCGGGTCCGTACTGAAGAAACACGACAGAAGCTCGAACGAGAAACTAGAGCTCGAGAAGAAAAGGAAACGCAACTGAGAGAACAAAAA GTAACCGCTAAGGAAAATTCGATCGCGCGGCAGAAGATGGCGGAACAACGCGCTGAAGAAGCGAACAATGTACGCAATCAGGTAGCCGCACAAAATTATACTAATGACGTTGATGATGATCATAAATCACGAAGCGAAGAGCTACGGAGGCAAAGGAGTAAAGAGACGCAACAATTGATAGCTCAGAGAACGATAAACGCTAGAGCGGTGTTCGAACAGAATTCAGCCGCCGGTCAGATGAAGAAGAGCTCTGCACAATTTTTACCTAAAAACAATCACGTAGAGTCCATGAGAAAAGCATTAGAAGAGGCTCAGATAAAGGATGAATCTGATGTAAAATCTCACGAAGAAGTGCCGGTTGAAACGAAAAAATCTACAAATGCGGAAACAGTAACGACTTCGTCTGCAGTGCCTCAATCTCAAAATGTCAATCAAGAACCAAAAACGACCGCTAATCCACAGCCAGAATCTGAACAAGCAGAAACTAAAGTAGAGTCTGTTGAAAATGAATTGTACAATCAATTAGATGGCCCATACTTATATTTCGACCCTAATAACGAAGGGATGAAAGCCAGAGCTTTGTACGATTATCAAGCCGCCGACGATACAGAAATTACTTTTGATCCCGGAGATATAATTACACATATAGACGCGATTGATGAAGGCTGGTGGCAAGGCCTTGGGCCTGACGGGACTTACGGACTTTTTCCTGCTAATTACGTTGAAGTTATCGACTATACTACAACATGA
- the Clp gene encoding cleavage and polyadenylation specificity factor subunit 4 produces the protein MDCMVASVDSMRFDIEIALDEQYGALPLPFTGMDKSVAAVCQFYPKGSCSKGASCPFRHVRGDRTIVCKHWLRGLCKKGDQCEFLHEYDMTKMPECYFYSRFNACHNKECPFLHIDPETKVRDCPWYDRGFCRHGPLCRHRHVRRVLCMAYLAGFCPEGPNCKFMHPRFELPAVQDMQPKEGKKVMITCHFCGEGGHKAIYCNKMPPDVREAQVRQELDNNSHTSHHHMNMHNGPPQPRGPQKPLEEVTCYKCGQKGHYANKCPKGHLAFLSHAGSGGSGQNQNYRR, from the exons atggATTGTATGGTAGCAAGTGTGGATAGCATGCGATTTGATATTGAGATTGCTCTTGATGAACAATATGGAGCTCTTCCTTTACCTTTTACTGGCATGGATA aATCAGTTGCTGCAGTGTGTCAATTTTATCCAAAAGGTTCTTGCAGTAAAGGAGCTTCCTGTCCATTTAGACATGTTCGTGGCGATCGCACAATAGTATGTAAACATTGGTTAAGAGGTCTTTGCAAAAAAGGAGATCAGTGTGAATTCTTACATGAATATGACATGACAAAAATGCcagaatgttatttttactctAGATTCA ATGCATGTCATAATAAGGAATGTCCATTCTTACACATTGATCCTGAAACTAAAGTCAGAGATTGTCCGTGGTATGATCGTGGTTTCTGTAGACATGGTCCTTTATGTCGGCATCGGCATGTCAGACGTGTACTGTGTATGGCTTACTTAGCTGGTTTTTGTCCAGAGGGaccaaattgcaaatttatgca TCCGAGATTTGAATTGCCAGCGGTGCAAGACATGCAACCAAAAGAAGGTAAAAAGGTTATGATCACTTGCCACTTCTGTGGGGAAGGTGGCCATAAAGCGATTTATTGCAACAAAATGCCACCCGACGTGCGGGAAGCTCAAGTACGACAAGAGCTTGACAATAATTCTCACACATCACATCATCATATGAATATGCACAATGGGCCACCGCAACCGCGAGGACCGCAAAAGCCACTCGAAGAAGTGACGTGTTACAAATGCGGCCAGAAAGGACATTACGCCAATAAATGCCCAAAGGGTCATTTAGCGTTTTTAAGTCATGCGGGTAGTGGAGGTAGTGGACAGAATCAGAATTATCGGAGAtaa
- the cass gene encoding apoptosis inhibitor 5, producing the protein MSTDSIEKLYKNFGILADAKDKLVQHEKEYLEILTAVKGSPKEKRLASQFIARFFKHFPKLADEAINAHLDLCEDEDMAIRKQAIKDLPSLCKDNKEHTARIADILAQLLQAEDSSELAVVHNSIMSLMKSDPKGTLSGFFSQIINGDDATRERCIKFLATKLKAIGHDVITKEPEDLLIAECKKVLQDVTADEFHSIIEILAWTRLGSTVTGQQELVDIIIEQAELSIPFKHTNVEQWNRLVQCIKHALPFFSSQTDSSKFVSYICVQVLPHLSLIISPDGRDIQLELLKLLAELTVFCGTIDKPEDKVQQLYNTLTTYMPLPPATEITDVPKLQFSHVECLMYAFHKLCKQTPEFLIKDPEQLKEFRLRLQYFARGIQGYIKKLREAISGKTEEELKSDENQLKVVALKTTNNINTLIKDLFHSPPSFKSVIHLSWKTPCTDKKVEKNSAQKRHTPITFGNDSNSNKRNKEDKSSKREIYTPPSGKYSSNISNYGRGRFKGNRSGGRGGFRSRGRGPWRKNFY; encoded by the exons ATGAGTACTGACAGTATCGAAaagttatacaaaaattttggcATCCTTGCTGATGCTAAGGATAAATTGGTTCAG catgaaaaagaatatttggaaattttaacAGCAGTTAAAGGATCACCCAAGGAAAAACGTTTAGCATCACAATTTATTGCGAGGTTTTTTAAGCATTTCCCTAAACTAGCGGATGAAGCTATAAATGCTCATTTGGATTTATGTGAAGATGAAGACATGGCt ATTCGAAAACAAGCTATTAAAGACTTACCATCGCTTTGCAAAGATAATAAAGAACATACAGCTCGAATTGCAGATATCTTGGCACAATTATTGCAAGCTGAGGATTCTTCAGAACTAGCAGTAGTTCATAACAGTATTATGTCACTTATGAAAAGTGATCCAAAAG GAACTTTAAGCGGATTTTTCAGCCAAATTATTAATGGTGATGATGCGACGAGGGAACgttgtataaaatttctagCTACCAAACTCAAAGCAATAGGACATGATGTTATTACAAAGGAACCAGAGGATTTGTTAATTGcagaatgtaaaaaagtattacag GATGTAACTGCTGACGAATTTCATAGTATCATAGAAATTCTTGCGTGGACTAGATTGGGATCTACTGTAACTGGTCAACAAGAATTAGTTGATATCATAATAGAACAAGCTGAATTATCAATACCTTTTAAACACACTAATGTCGAACAATGGAACAGATTGGTGCAATGTATTAAACATGCTCTTCCATTTTTCAGT TCACAGACGGATTcatcaaaatttgtttcataCATTTGTGTGCAAGTTTTGCCACATCTTTCTTTGATTATTTCTCCCGATGGTAGAGATATTCAATTGGAACTATTAAAATTGCTTGCTGAATTAACTGTGTTTTGCGGAACTATTGACAAACCCGAAGATAAAGTTCAACAACTCTACAACACTCTTACT ACTTACATGCCGCTTCCTCCAGCTACAGAAATTACTGACGTACCAAAGTTACAATTTAGTCACGTGGAATGTTTAATGTATGCGTTTCATAAGCTATGCAAACAGACTCctgaatttttgataaaagatcCAGAACAGCTTAAAGAATTTCGATTGAGATTACAATACTTTGCAAGAGGTATTCAAGGGTACATAAAGAAATTGCGTGAAGCTATTAGTGGTAAAACCGAGGAAGAATTGAAATCTGACGAAAATCAgttaaaagttgtagcattaaAGACAACCAATAACATCAACACTTTAATCAAGGATCTATTTCATTCACCACCCAGTTTTAAAAGTGTAATACATCTCTCATGGAAAACGCCTTGTACTGACAAGaag GTCGAAAAGAATTCTGCTCAGAAAAGACACACACCGATTACATTTGGAAATGACAGCAACTCAAATAAACGTAACAAAGAAGATAAAAGCagcaaaagagaaatatatacacCTCCTAGTGGCAAATATAGTTCAAACATATCAAACTACG GACGTGGTAGATTCAAAGGCAACAGATCTGGAGGAAGAGGCGGATTCAGGTCAAGAGGTCGTGGTCCGTGgcgaaagaatttttattaa